The following are encoded in a window of uncultured Ilyobacter sp. genomic DNA:
- a CDS encoding ScpA family protein, giving the protein MNNLTLKIDNFEGPLDLLLHLIEKKELEIAKIKISQIIDEYLNFLSNLKRENLSVKVEFLITASELLEIKALSILNMREREKREEELGKRLQEYKFYKDITVKIRELENEFNIPYTREQCKKIKKIPSIEFDLSRLSIMDVFRVYSNYLEENVKETLEINIDQKYYLQEEMKKIREVSTGGGIYLKDFFEKAENRVHLIYIFLAILELYKENLIEIEGETLKVFK; this is encoded by the coding sequence ATGAATAATTTAACTCTTAAAATTGATAACTTTGAAGGCCCTTTGGACCTCTTGCTCCACTTGATTGAAAAAAAGGAGTTAGAGATAGCAAAGATAAAGATATCTCAAATTATAGATGAGTATCTCAACTTTCTGTCAAATCTAAAAAGAGAGAATTTAAGTGTAAAAGTAGAATTTCTAATAACAGCTAGTGAACTTTTAGAAATAAAAGCACTTTCGATACTCAATATGAGGGAACGTGAGAAGCGAGAGGAAGAGTTGGGGAAAAGACTTCAAGAGTATAAGTTTTATAAAGATATAACTGTAAAAATAAGAGAACTTGAAAATGAATTTAATATCCCCTATACCCGGGAACAGTGTAAAAAAATAAAAAAGATACCTTCTATTGAATTTGATCTTAGCAGACTTTCTATAATGGACGTATTCAGGGTCTACAGCAATTACCTGGAAGAAAATGTAAAGGAAACTCTAGAAATAAATATAGATCAGAAGTACTATCTCCAGGAGGAGATGAAAAAAATAAGAGAAGTTTCTACAGGTGGTGGAATTTATTTAAAAGATTTTTTTGAAAAAGCAGAAAACAGGGTACATCTAATATACATTTTTCTTGCAATTTTAGAATTGTATAAAGAAAATTTAATAGAGATAGAAGGGGAAACTCTGAAAGTATTTAAATAG
- the murJ gene encoding murein biosynthesis integral membrane protein MurJ: MFRSGMLVMVITMASRILGLVRTAMIAYYFGASKFTDAYFSAFKISNLFRQLLGEGALGTVFIPVYNERVAKHGEEAGKQLIFSILNLLFVGTSIITLCMIVFSGQIINIIVMGYPAETKLIASRLLKIMAIYLVFIGMSGMICAVLNNFKQFAVPAATSLLFNIAIIVSAVFWGKSVGIDALAAGVVVGGILQLLMVIPSFFKIIKKYEFKIDFKDPSLRRVFYLILPMLLGIFAKQINSVVDQFFASYLKSGGVTALENASRLYNLPLGVFGISIATVIYPSMSRAIERKAFDEMRDRLSKGLNILMFLIIPSIAVLTVYSKDVISLVFSYGKYDGDAVIVTSQSLLYYSLGLYFYTAIHLLSRAFYGMKNTRDPVKYSIVSIVLNIILNALLIQKLQHRGLALATSIASGVNFFLLVHYFKKKYIGVDLKKMGNFLMKILVSTVAAISLSYFIEIVLIKLLVFSVVYLAPWLMPLKRRGIDVF; the protein is encoded by the coding sequence ATGTTTAGAAGCGGGATGTTAGTAATGGTAATAACCATGGCAAGCAGAATTTTAGGATTAGTGAGAACGGCGATGATAGCCTATTATTTTGGAGCCAGTAAATTTACAGATGCTTATTTTAGTGCCTTTAAAATAAGTAATCTTTTCAGACAACTCCTTGGAGAAGGAGCACTAGGGACTGTATTCATCCCTGTCTATAATGAGAGAGTGGCAAAACATGGAGAAGAAGCTGGTAAACAGCTTATTTTTTCAATATTGAACCTACTTTTTGTTGGAACGTCTATTATTACACTATGTATGATAGTTTTTTCCGGTCAGATTATAAACATAATAGTAATGGGATACCCTGCAGAAACAAAACTTATAGCATCTAGGCTCCTAAAGATCATGGCTATTTATTTGGTATTTATAGGAATGTCTGGGATGATATGTGCAGTTCTCAATAATTTTAAACAGTTTGCAGTACCGGCGGCGACCTCTCTGCTCTTTAATATTGCGATAATAGTATCAGCAGTTTTTTGGGGTAAATCAGTAGGGATAGATGCTTTGGCGGCAGGTGTCGTTGTAGGTGGAATATTGCAGCTTCTTATGGTTATTCCTAGTTTCTTTAAAATTATAAAAAAGTATGAATTTAAAATAGATTTTAAAGACCCGTCATTGAGGAGAGTTTTTTATCTTATTTTACCGATGCTTTTGGGGATATTTGCAAAACAGATCAATAGCGTGGTAGATCAGTTTTTCGCATCTTATCTGAAATCGGGTGGGGTAACAGCCCTAGAAAATGCATCAAGACTCTATAACCTTCCCTTAGGAGTCTTTGGAATATCAATTGCCACAGTTATCTATCCTAGCATGTCTAGGGCCATAGAAAGAAAGGCATTTGATGAAATGAGGGACAGGCTGAGCAAAGGGTTGAATATTCTTATGTTTCTCATAATTCCTTCTATAGCAGTACTCACAGTATATTCTAAAGATGTGATATCACTTGTATTTTCATATGGAAAATATGATGGAGACGCAGTTATTGTGACTTCTCAGTCTCTGCTATATTATTCTTTAGGACTTTATTTTTACACTGCCATTCATCTTTTGAGCAGAGCTTTTTACGGAATGAAAAACACAAGGGACCCTGTTAAATACTCAATTGTTTCTATAGTATTGAATATAATTTTGAATGCACTTCTTATACAAAAGCTCCAACACAGGGGACTTGCTCTTGCAACTTCAATAGCTTCAGGAGTAAACTTTTTTCTTCTAGTGCACTATTTTAAAAAGAAATATATAGGTGTTGATCTAAAAAAAATGGGTAATTTTTTGATGAAAATTCTTGTTTCTACTGTGGCAGCTATCTCTCTAAGCTACTTTATAGAGATTGTATTAATTAAGCTCTTAGTATTTTCAGTAGTTTATCTTGCTCCCTGGCTAATGCCTCTAAAAAGGAGGGGGATAGATGTATTCTAA
- a CDS encoding TaqI-like C-terminal specificity domain-containing protein, with protein sequence MYSNELSTSTNYKVYTPEKIADEIAEKSLEFYFTGEYTKKKIDELRIADISCGTGNLLLSVLGKVMDIAKEVYGEYRYNSEWVEGYDLDIEALERLKIRSQVFLKKYGIIGEISTFFRNSIIFSNEKKYKIILGNPPYFGEKNNKEIFQELKKNDFGMKYYEGKMDYFYYFIEKGIDLLEEGGILSYITTNYWLKADHATKLREKVRSETNFRYINNYNVSVFKNAPGQHNFVFSLEKSKENDDFKVIDENKKYVSKNTLMYNSIGKIILASTEDLKTLKKIYDSRTHVLGDLLNINQGIVSGCDRAFVFREYQEKFSKYLKPFYKNKDIHKYKVEESSKFWILYMDRYTKANEKVLNHLEGYRKKLSSRREAKDGKINWWELQWARDDKIFKQPKIVGRQRSRDNKFAYTEKEFYGSADIYYLTGKSNNVSLLYLLGYLNSSSFYRWFRYNGKIKGCNLELYSTPLKETPVYYPENSHKLRYIEKMVQKQLIKYDEKIQDKIDDYFINPY encoded by the coding sequence ATGTATTCTAATGAGCTTTCTACATCTACAAACTATAAGGTCTATACCCCTGAAAAGATAGCAGATGAAATAGCTGAGAAATCTTTGGAATTTTACTTTACTGGAGAGTATACAAAAAAAAAAATAGATGAGCTCAGAATAGCGGATATATCTTGTGGGACGGGGAACTTACTCCTGTCTGTCCTTGGGAAGGTAATGGATATAGCAAAAGAAGTATATGGAGAATATAGGTACAATTCAGAGTGGGTAGAAGGGTATGACCTTGATATAGAGGCTTTAGAAAGACTCAAAATCAGAAGTCAAGTATTTTTGAAAAAATACGGAATAATCGGAGAAATATCCACATTTTTCAGAAATTCCATAATATTCTCAAATGAAAAAAAATATAAAATTATATTGGGGAACCCTCCTTATTTTGGAGAAAAAAATAATAAAGAAATATTTCAAGAACTGAAAAAAAATGATTTTGGAATGAAATATTATGAAGGAAAAATGGACTACTTCTACTATTTTATCGAAAAAGGGATAGATCTTTTAGAAGAAGGTGGGATACTATCATATATAACCACCAATTACTGGCTTAAAGCAGATCACGCCACCAAGCTGAGGGAAAAAGTAAGAAGTGAGACCAATTTCAGATACATAAATAATTACAATGTTTCAGTTTTTAAAAATGCTCCTGGACAGCATAATTTTGTTTTTTCTTTGGAAAAATCAAAAGAAAATGATGATTTTAAAGTTATAGATGAAAATAAAAAATATGTATCTAAAAACACTCTTATGTATAATAGTATTGGAAAAATTATACTGGCTTCAACAGAAGATCTAAAAACTCTTAAAAAAATATATGACAGTAGAACTCATGTTCTAGGTGATCTTCTCAATATCAATCAAGGGATTGTTAGTGGTTGTGATAGGGCTTTTGTATTTAGAGAATATCAAGAAAAGTTTTCTAAATATTTAAAGCCATTTTATAAAAATAAGGATATTCATAAGTACAAAGTAGAGGAGTCTAGCAAATTTTGGATACTGTACATGGACAGGTACACTAAAGCTAACGAAAAAGTTTTGAATCACCTTGAAGGATATAGAAAAAAATTATCTTCAAGGAGAGAAGCAAAAGATGGTAAGATCAACTGGTGGGAGCTTCAGTGGGCACGCGACGATAAAATTTTTAAGCAACCCAAAATAGTCGGAAGACAGAGGAGTAGGGATAATAAATTTGCATATACGGAAAAAGAATTCTATGGAAGTGCAGATATATACTATCTAACAGGAAAATCTAATAATGTAAGTCTTTTATATCTTTTAGGATATTTAAATTCAAGTTCTTTTTATAGATGGTTCAGGTACAACGGGAAAATAAAGGGGTGCAATCTTGAATTATACTCCACTCCATTAAAAGAAACCCCGGTTTATTATCCAGAAAATTCTCATAAACTTCGATATATCGAGAAAATGGTGCAGAAACAATTAATAAAATATGATGAAAAAATTCAAGATAAGATAGATGATTACTTTATAAATCCATATTAA
- a CDS encoding ABC transporter permease — translation MNFIETFKSALQSLNANKMRSLLTMLGIIIGISSVIAMSAIGKGGQKKITGSLAKSGFGVYEISIDKEHENYRSAFALNSSDADLLKDTENLEAISPYVFERVNYKNLKNQDLRGAIFGTTPGYEIIDELTYTMGRPILSSEYEEKVPVIVIDNITAGKVFGEKNPLGEKISVDFRSLNKTKVFTIVGIFQHPDAGMNQLGLSRFLPAFGRISLPIAERILGTDEYSSILVKASDPSNSQNLLSNIITELENKNVTGIYEYEERVSRGSSFNEVLSTLNIFVTFVASISLLVGGIGVMNIMLVSVTERIKEIGIRKAIGAKNRDILFQFLTEAIVLSASGGAIGIFIGYAASEIFGLISGIEPILSINVTAASVFISTLIGLVFGVYPARQAAHMNPIDALRNE, via the coding sequence ATGAATTTTATAGAGACCTTTAAAAGTGCCCTTCAATCACTCAATGCCAACAAGATGAGGTCTCTTCTCACTATGCTTGGAATTATAATCGGAATATCTTCAGTTATAGCAATGTCAGCCATAGGGAAGGGTGGACAGAAAAAAATAACAGGATCTCTTGCAAAAAGTGGATTTGGGGTATATGAAATATCCATAGACAAAGAACATGAAAATTACAGAAGTGCCTTTGCCTTAAACAGCAGTGACGCAGATCTTCTAAAAGATACTGAAAACTTAGAAGCAATATCTCCTTATGTTTTTGAAAGAGTTAATTATAAAAATCTTAAAAATCAAGATCTCCGTGGGGCCATCTTTGGAACAACTCCCGGATATGAAATTATAGACGAGCTGACCTATACTATGGGAAGACCTATTCTATCAAGTGAATACGAAGAAAAAGTCCCTGTTATAGTGATAGATAATATTACCGCAGGTAAGGTCTTCGGAGAAAAAAATCCACTCGGAGAAAAAATTTCTGTGGATTTCAGGTCATTAAACAAAACAAAAGTATTCACAATAGTGGGGATCTTTCAGCACCCTGATGCCGGTATGAACCAGCTGGGTCTGAGTAGATTTTTACCGGCATTTGGAAGGATCTCTCTTCCTATTGCAGAGAGAATTTTGGGAACTGATGAATATTCCTCTATACTGGTAAAAGCTTCTGATCCCTCAAACTCCCAGAACTTGCTATCGAATATAATTACAGAACTTGAAAATAAAAATGTCACAGGTATATATGAGTATGAAGAAAGGGTTTCCCGTGGTAGTTCCTTTAATGAAGTTTTATCAACTCTGAATATATTTGTCACCTTTGTGGCATCTATCTCTCTTCTCGTGGGCGGTATCGGAGTAATGAATATAATGCTGGTAAGCGTCACTGAGAGGATAAAGGAGATCGGTATTCGAAAGGCTATAGGGGCAAAAAATCGAGATATTCTTTTTCAGTTCCTAACAGAAGCTATAGTCCTCTCTGCATCAGGAGGTGCCATCGGTATTTTTATCGGGTATGCAGCATCTGAAATTTTCGGATTGATTTCAGGAATAGAACCTATATTGTCAATAAATGTAACTGCTGCTTCTGTATTCATCTCCACATTAATAGGACTTGTTTTTGGAGTTTATCCTGCCAGACAGGCGGCTCATATGAATCCCATAGATGCTCTTAGAAATGAATAA
- a CDS encoding ABC transporter ATP-binding protein, whose amino-acid sequence MKYSDRENVIEINKLEKTYITGEISLKALDNVSFTVKKGEFVAIMGPSGSGKSTMMNILGCLDQTSVGEYRLSGVNIEYLDDDQLAEIRNKKIGFVFQAFNLLPKLRAWENVALPLVYAGVHAHHRKELAVKALEDVGLGDRIDHKPNELSGGQRQRAALARALVTSPSIILADEPTGNLDSKSEEEVLTIFKELNQKGVTIVMVTHEDGIAAHCKRIIRFRDGKLIKDEVIDNEFYRDL is encoded by the coding sequence ATGAAATATTCTGACAGGGAAAATGTAATCGAAATAAATAAACTTGAAAAAACATATATAACCGGGGAAATTTCGCTGAAAGCCCTAGACAATGTTTCATTTACCGTAAAGAAAGGGGAGTTTGTGGCGATAATGGGTCCTAGTGGAAGCGGTAAGTCTACCATGATGAATATCTTAGGCTGTCTAGACCAGACTTCTGTAGGAGAATACAGACTATCAGGGGTAAATATAGAGTACCTTGATGACGACCAGCTTGCTGAAATAAGGAATAAAAAAATAGGTTTTGTGTTTCAGGCCTTTAACCTTCTCCCAAAATTGAGAGCATGGGAAAATGTAGCTCTGCCCCTTGTCTATGCAGGAGTCCATGCACACCATAGAAAGGAGTTGGCGGTAAAAGCCTTGGAAGATGTTGGGCTAGGAGACAGGATAGATCACAAACCAAACGAGCTTTCTGGTGGCCAAAGACAGAGGGCTGCACTGGCTAGAGCCCTTGTAACAAGCCCTAGCATAATACTGGCAGATGAGCCCACCGGTAACCTTGATTCAAAATCTGAAGAGGAGGTGTTGACTATATTTAAAGAGCTCAACCAAAAAGGTGTAACTATCGTGATGGTTACCCACGAAGACGGCATAGCTGCTCACTGTAAAAGAATAATCCGTTTTCGAGATGGGAAATTAATCAAAGATGAGGTGATTGACAATGAATTTTATAGAGACCTTTAA
- a CDS encoding efflux RND transporter periplasmic adaptor subunit, with protein sequence MKLKKAVIIAVVLILVITGFILYKKTFLSEETKRSYSVYKVKRADFEKIVEADGIIEARDTKLIYADRSLKVDKVYYSEGDYVKIGETIMTFDPEDKNSVMRDLKKEEISLKKLRRDLENKKELFKIGGASKVEVENLQFDIETSLLKIEDFKEELSKMLDEIKSPFNGTIISMIAEENYRVNTEVELFEIADLSDMIIVADVPEYSINEISLGQPVRIAPEAYKELFKGEVSKISTLSTATSSNSSNQSSSSSSTTEAYVEVEITLDNIPAQLRPGFNVKAEIITYTNRDSISIPRMSVLEDKKGYYVFELQSDSTIKKKYVTLKLNNSSVVSVEGLDENVTIIKDPDQSLVEGIKVKVGVNDSQKNKKA encoded by the coding sequence ATGAAATTAAAAAAAGCAGTTATCATAGCAGTTGTTCTTATCTTGGTTATAACAGGATTTATTCTCTACAAAAAAACTTTCCTTTCTGAAGAGACAAAACGAAGCTATTCTGTATACAAAGTTAAAAGAGCAGACTTTGAAAAAATAGTTGAAGCTGATGGAATAATAGAGGCTAGGGATACAAAACTCATCTATGCCGACAGAAGCTTAAAGGTTGATAAGGTCTACTACAGCGAAGGGGATTATGTAAAAATAGGCGAGACAATTATGACTTTTGATCCTGAAGATAAAAACAGTGTTATGAGAGATCTAAAGAAAGAAGAGATCTCCCTGAAAAAACTCCGAAGAGACCTTGAAAACAAGAAGGAACTCTTTAAAATCGGAGGAGCATCAAAAGTAGAGGTGGAAAACCTCCAGTTTGATATTGAAACCTCCCTTTTAAAGATTGAGGATTTTAAAGAGGAACTTTCTAAAATGTTAGATGAAATAAAAAGCCCTTTTAACGGAACAATTATTTCTATGATCGCCGAGGAAAACTACAGGGTTAATACAGAAGTGGAACTTTTTGAAATAGCAGATCTCTCTGATATGATAATTGTAGCAGATGTTCCTGAGTACAGTATTAATGAAATATCGTTAGGACAACCTGTCAGGATAGCTCCTGAAGCCTATAAAGAACTATTTAAAGGTGAGGTGAGCAAAATCTCAACATTGTCTACAGCTACAAGTTCAAACTCCTCAAATCAAAGCTCAAGCTCTTCTAGCACCACCGAGGCTTATGTGGAGGTAGAGATAACTTTAGACAATATTCCTGCACAACTTCGGCCAGGATTTAACGTAAAAGCCGAGATAATCACTTATACAAACCGAGACAGCATATCTATCCCTAGAATGTCTGTTTTAGAAGATAAAAAGGGTTATTATGTTTTTGAACTTCAGTCAGATTCTACCATAAAGAAAAAATATGTAACCTTAAAACTAAACAACAGCAGTGTCGTATCTGTCGAAGGCTTAGATGAAAATGTCACAATTATAAAAGACCCAGATCAGTCTCTTGTTGAAGGTATAAAAGTAAAAGTTGGTGTAAATGATTCTCAAAAAAATAAAAAAGCCTAG
- a CDS encoding hemolysin III family protein — MTDHNKLEEYINSITHYLGALTAVYGLVLLVFRASNFGTTAHLVSFSIFGAALILLYSMSGTYHILNPGKTKKLFKIFDHSAIYILISSSYTPYLLTVVKGKAAMILLIIQWALTIMGIIFKIKFTGRFTFVSTLIYLFMGWMIIFVFKNLKTNLNSEALNFLLASGITYSVGAVFYLLKKIKFTHVIWHLFVIGGSVLNYLSIYYSI; from the coding sequence ATGACAGATCATAATAAATTAGAGGAATATATAAATTCAATCACCCACTATCTCGGTGCCCTGACGGCAGTGTATGGACTCGTGCTCCTAGTATTCAGAGCATCGAATTTTGGAACGACGGCTCACCTTGTCAGCTTTAGTATATTCGGAGCTGCTCTTATACTGCTTTACTCTATGTCGGGAACTTACCATATTCTAAATCCCGGAAAAACAAAAAAACTTTTTAAGATTTTTGATCACTCTGCAATATACATACTGATCTCGAGCTCTTATACCCCTTATTTACTAACTGTGGTAAAGGGAAAGGCCGCTATGATACTGCTGATTATCCAGTGGGCCCTCACAATTATGGGAATAATCTTCAAAATAAAGTTTACGGGTAGGTTTACCTTTGTCTCTACTCTCATCTATCTATTTATGGGATGGATGATTATATTTGTTTTCAAGAACCTTAAGACAAATTTGAATTCTGAAGCACTAAATTTTCTTTTGGCAAGCGGCATAACATATTCTGTAGGGGCAGTATTTTACCTTCTAAAAAAAATAAAGTTTACTCATGTCATATGGCATCTATTTGTCATAGGTGGTAGTGTACTTAACTATCTCTCGATATACTATTCAATCTAA
- a CDS encoding helix-turn-helix transcriptional regulator, translating to MKVRIKKILEEKGRSIYWLAIQCNVTYKSMFNLVNNKTSSVKFMLLERICNVLEVTPNDIFDFEN from the coding sequence GTGAAAGTAAGGATAAAAAAAATTCTAGAAGAAAAAGGAAGATCGATTTACTGGCTTGCTATCCAGTGTAATGTAACATATAAAAGTATGTTTAATCTAGTTAACAATAAAACATCTTCTGTGAAATTCATGCTTTTAGAAAGAATATGTAATGTATTAGAAGTAACTCCAAATGATATCTTTGATTTTGAAAATTAA
- the rnmV gene encoding ribonuclease M5 produces MRKKIKETIVVEGRDDITAVKAAVDAELIEVNGFAVRKKTTLEKIRNAQERTGVIILTDPDFAGEKIRKTIEDYVPGVRHAYIGRKDGTRLKDGNIGVENASPEVILRALQDAKCKLIDRNDIFTPLDMLEYGLVGGDDSKEKRQRLGLELGIGYGNGKQFLAKLNHFGITKEEFFNAMKK; encoded by the coding sequence GTGAGAAAAAAAATAAAGGAAACAATCGTGGTAGAGGGTAGAGATGACATCACTGCAGTAAAGGCAGCAGTGGATGCAGAACTTATAGAGGTAAACGGATTTGCTGTAAGAAAAAAAACCACACTAGAAAAGATAAGAAATGCCCAGGAGAGAACTGGAGTAATAATTCTAACTGATCCTGATTTTGCAGGTGAAAAAATAAGAAAAACAATAGAGGATTATGTACCAGGTGTAAGGCATGCATATATCGGCAGAAAAGATGGTACAAGGCTAAAAGACGGAAATATAGGGGTGGAAAATGCCTCCCCGGAAGTAATCCTAAGGGCTCTGCAGGATGCGAAATGTAAACTTATAGATAGAAATGATATTTTTACCCCACTAGATATGTTAGAGTATGGCTTAGTAGGTGGGGATGACTCTAAAGAGAAGAGGCAACGGCTAGGGCTGGAGCTAGGTATCGGTTACGGAAACGGAAAACAGTTCTTAGCAAAACTCAATCATTTTGGCATCACAAAAGAGGAATTTTTCAATGCAATGAAAAAATAG
- a CDS encoding IS256 family transposase, with protein sequence MARLPKELVRDFVREGNFKSIKDIEEALKDIFKDTIQEALEAEIEEELGYSKYDLANKSTTNSRNGKYKKTVKLSAGNIDLLVPRDREGAYQPKIVEKHQRDISKLEDNFLSLYGKGMSTRDISSHVQDIYGFEVSAESVSRITDKLIPLIQEWQSRPLDPVYPFIFLDAVHYSVKEENRILKKAAYVVLGVTLEGKKEILGIYIGENETSKFWLSVMTDLKNRGVKDILIASVDGLNGFDNAILSVFSQAQIQRCIVHQIRNTLKYVSYKDRKSFAHDLKSIYTAPSEEAGLTALNTIKDSWKAKYPYALRSWEVNWTQLSAFYEYTEEIKKVMYTTNVIENVHRQFRKVTKSKGVFPTDMSLLKQLYLVVIDLDKKWDRSFKRGWDQILGQLAIKYEDRLSEYLF encoded by the coding sequence ATGGCTAGATTACCGAAGGAACTTGTCAGAGATTTTGTTAGAGAAGGAAACTTTAAATCTATTAAGGATATCGAAGAAGCTTTAAAGGATATTTTTAAAGATACTATCCAGGAAGCTTTAGAAGCTGAAATTGAAGAAGAGCTTGGATATTCCAAGTATGATTTAGCCAATAAATCTACTACTAACTCTAGAAATGGTAAGTACAAGAAAACTGTTAAATTAAGCGCTGGAAACATTGATCTCCTCGTTCCCAGAGACAGAGAAGGTGCATATCAACCTAAGATTGTTGAAAAACATCAAAGGGACATCTCTAAATTGGAGGATAATTTTCTATCGCTTTATGGAAAGGGAATGAGTACTAGGGATATCAGCTCTCATGTTCAGGATATATATGGATTTGAAGTATCTGCAGAAAGTGTTAGTAGAATAACTGATAAATTAATTCCTCTTATTCAGGAATGGCAGAGTAGACCTCTTGATCCTGTATATCCATTCATTTTCCTTGATGCAGTCCACTATTCAGTCAAAGAGGAGAATAGAATCCTTAAAAAGGCTGCCTACGTTGTCTTAGGAGTTACTTTAGAGGGAAAAAAAGAAATTTTAGGAATATATATAGGTGAGAATGAGACCTCCAAATTCTGGTTATCAGTAATGACTGATCTTAAAAACAGAGGGGTTAAAGATATTCTCATAGCTTCTGTTGATGGTCTGAATGGATTTGATAATGCTATTCTGAGTGTATTTTCACAGGCTCAGATCCAGAGGTGCATAGTTCACCAAATAAGGAATACGCTAAAATATGTAAGCTACAAAGACAGAAAATCTTTTGCGCATGACTTAAAATCTATTTATACCGCCCCAAGTGAAGAAGCAGGACTAACTGCCCTTAATACTATCAAGGATTCCTGGAAAGCGAAATATCCATATGCCTTGAGAAGTTGGGAGGTGAATTGGACTCAATTGAGTGCATTCTATGAATATACAGAAGAAATTAAAAAGGTCATGTACACAACGAATGTGATAGAAAACGTCCACAGGCAATTCAGAAAAGTTACTAAATCCAAGGGGGTATTTCCTACAGATATGTCTCTCTTGAAGCAGTTATATCTTGTAGTAATTGATCTGGATAAAAAATGGGATAGGAGTTTTAAAAGAGGTTGGGATCAGATTCTTGGACAATTGGCAATTAAATATGAAGACAGACTCTCAGAATATTTATTCTAG